In Candidatus Margulisiibacteriota bacterium, one DNA window encodes the following:
- a CDS encoding lipid II flippase Amj family protein, with amino-acid sequence MSPLLIVCLLTGIIHFTETAASALRLAGVRTKLIATSLSFVNATLLITRTSNMLQAPFVGGLVDHAILINDPSALVNGFRQIIFAAFIGNLLGAVCTPFFVAVFTKAIFRFERVGSVPRLIVSAFRPKNMLAIGRLFRLPNRASFINLSLKGMPKTFLWLNLVVVSVYAIGVLSSLYAGALVPEFRITASQLSAIVNGIATILLVTLVDPTCAYITDQAIRGKRPESDVRAMVFYIIMGRVVGTLILSQLFLIPAAEYIRNVTLLVKGAFGH; translated from the coding sequence ATGAGCCCCTTACTGATCGTCTGCCTCCTGACCGGGATCATCCATTTTACCGAAACGGCCGCTTCGGCGCTCCGCTTGGCCGGCGTCCGGACCAAACTGATCGCCACTTCCCTCTCGTTCGTTAACGCGACCCTCCTGATTACCCGCACCTCGAACATGCTCCAGGCGCCGTTTGTCGGCGGGCTGGTCGATCACGCTATCCTGATCAATGACCCGTCCGCCCTGGTGAACGGTTTCCGGCAGATCATCTTTGCCGCTTTCATCGGCAACCTGCTCGGGGCGGTCTGCACCCCGTTCTTTGTTGCTGTCTTTACCAAAGCAATATTTAGATTTGAGCGGGTCGGTTCGGTCCCCAGGCTGATCGTCTCGGCGTTCCGGCCGAAGAACATGCTGGCGATCGGTCGCCTCTTCCGCTTGCCGAACCGGGCCTCCTTCATCAATTTGTCGTTGAAAGGGATGCCGAAGACTTTTCTCTGGTTGAACTTGGTCGTGGTTTCGGTCTATGCCATCGGGGTCCTCTCGTCGTTATACGCCGGGGCGCTGGTCCCGGAATTCCGGATCACCGCTTCGCAGTTGTCGGCGATCGTCAACGGGATCGCTACGATCCTCCTGGTGACTTTGGTTGACCCGACCTGTGCCTATATCACCGATCAGGCGATCCGGGGAAAACGGCCGGAGTCAGACGTCCGGGCGATGGTCTTCTACATTATTATGGGGAGAGTGGTGGGGACGCTGATCCTCTCACAGCTCTTCCTTATTCCGGCCGCCGAATATATCAGAAATGTCACTTTGCTGGTCAAAGGGGCTTTTGGTCATTAG
- the ribF gene encoding riboflavin biosynthesis protein RibF, with protein sequence MKIIRHPQKSRLHRPVVALGTFDGVHLGHRKVILAAVKYAQKIGAHSAVITFDPHPQEIVAPERGLRLLTTLGEREEFFCSLGVDSVIVIRFTPTMRALSYKKFIQRYLVKKLGVRGVFVGYDHAFGHDRSAGTKELRQLGRELGFSVTVVPAVKVGHRLPKSGLIRELVSRGRFSQAVKLLGHPYRLTGRVVGGYGRGRKLGFPTANLKVDPRKLLPAQGVYTGTVNDRQCLVNIGFRPTFGHGDQLVEVHLLGFRGNLRGKTLKVDLWHRLRDEKKFIDAAALVGQIKKDIAQARRL encoded by the coding sequence ATGAAGATCATCAGACACCCGCAAAAAAGCAGATTACACCGGCCGGTCGTCGCTCTGGGGACTTTTGACGGCGTCCACCTTGGCCACCGCAAAGTCATCTTGGCGGCAGTCAAATACGCCCAAAAGATCGGCGCCCACTCGGCGGTCATCACCTTCGATCCCCATCCCCAGGAGATAGTGGCGCCGGAGCGGGGCCTCCGCCTCCTGACCACCCTGGGGGAGCGGGAAGAGTTTTTCTGCTCGCTCGGGGTCGATTCCGTCATCGTTATCCGGTTTACTCCCACGATGCGCGCCCTCTCTTATAAGAAGTTCATTCAGCGGTATCTGGTCAAGAAGCTTGGGGTCAGAGGGGTCTTCGTCGGCTATGACCATGCTTTTGGCCATGACCGCTCCGCCGGGACCAAAGAATTGCGGCAGTTGGGCCGGGAACTCGGTTTTAGCGTGACCGTTGTCCCGGCGGTCAAGGTCGGGCACCGGCTCCCTAAATCAGGCCTGATCCGGGAGCTGGTCAGCCGTGGGCGCTTTAGCCAGGCGGTCAAACTCCTGGGCCATCCTTACCGCCTTACCGGCCGGGTGGTCGGGGGGTACGGTCGGGGGAGGAAGTTAGGCTTTCCCACCGCTAACCTGAAGGTTGATCCGCGGAAGCTCCTTCCTGCCCAGGGGGTTTACACCGGCACTGTTAATGATAGGCAATGTTTGGTCAATATCGGTTTTAGGCCAACTTTTGGGCATGGGGACCAGCTGGTGGAGGTCCATTTGCTCGGTTTCCGGGGAAATCTGCGCGGTAAAACGCTTAAAGTTGATCTTTGGCACCGCCTGCGCGACGAAAAGAAGTTTATCGATGCCGCGGCTTTAGTTGGCCAGATCAAAAAAGATATTGCCCAGGCCCGCCGACTGTGA
- the rpsO gene encoding 30S ribosomal protein S15: protein MTLEKKLETIAQFKTHEGDTGSTEVQVALLTRRIQHLVEHLKKNNKDNHSRRGLLLLVGQRKRLLNYLKREDTKRFDVLTGSLKLQ from the coding sequence ATGACATTAGAAAAGAAGTTAGAGACGATCGCCCAGTTCAAGACCCATGAAGGGGATACCGGTTCGACTGAAGTCCAGGTCGCCCTGCTGACCAGAAGGATCCAACATCTGGTCGAGCATCTGAAGAAGAACAACAAGGACAACCACAGCCGCCGCGGGCTCCTCCTGCTGGTCGGCCAGCGCAAGCGGCTGCTCAACTACCTCAAACGCGAAGACACCAAACGCTTCGATGTTTTGACCGGGAGCCTGAAACTCCAATGA